In Elusimicrobiota bacterium, one DNA window encodes the following:
- a CDS encoding PD-(D/E)XK nuclease family protein — protein sequence MKSSHSRLSGYGFCPKKYEYRYVLEAPSPPRAELAFGVALHAALEANFKQKAESRKDLPVEALAAVFLERLRIGLAAVPEESLRGATDPHYLEAMGQHFLSRFLAERAPALQPAPRGVECRFLIPLPGGHEISGAFDLLDSEWVLHDFKTSSKPYDPRRADRTQLVIYAWACERMFGRPPKALCFDVFVKGDGADGAVELQAPVLFPTPSPVEMAEVGRRLSAQIDQLIAAEARGAFPRSFVPLRCHWCEYQAPCLSDWERDGRPEPVRVRLERLA from the coding sequence TTGAAATCCAGCCATTCCCGCCTCAGCGGGTACGGGTTTTGCCCAAAAAAATACGAATACCGTTACGTCCTGGAAGCCCCCTCGCCGCCCCGGGCGGAATTGGCCTTCGGCGTCGCCCTGCACGCGGCGTTGGAGGCGAATTTCAAACAAAAGGCGGAATCGCGGAAGGACCTTCCCGTGGAGGCCCTGGCCGCGGTTTTTCTCGAGCGTCTTCGGATCGGCTTGGCCGCGGTTCCCGAGGAGAGTTTGCGCGGGGCGACCGACCCCCATTACCTGGAGGCCATGGGCCAGCATTTCCTGTCCCGTTTTCTGGCCGAACGCGCCCCCGCCTTGCAACCGGCCCCCCGGGGCGTGGAATGCCGTTTTTTAATCCCCCTCCCCGGCGGTCACGAGATCTCGGGCGCCTTCGACCTTCTGGACTCCGAGTGGGTCCTCCACGATTTTAAAACGTCCAGCAAACCCTACGACCCCCGTCGGGCGGACCGCACCCAATTGGTGATCTACGCCTGGGCCTGCGAACGCATGTTCGGGCGTCCGCCCAAGGCCCTCTGCTTCGACGTGTTTGTGAAAGGGGACGGCGCCGACGGCGCGGTGGAGCTCCAGGCGCCGGTGTTGTTTCCCACGCCGTCGCCCGTGGAAATGGCCGAGGTGGGCCGGCGGTTGTCGGCCCAAATTGACCAATTGATCGCCGCCGAAGCCCGTGGCGCTTTCCCGCGTTCCTTCGTGCCGCTCCGTTGCCATTGGTGCGAATACCAAGCGCCGTGTCTGTCGGACTGGGAACGAGACGGTCGGCCGGAACCCGTGCGGGTCCGACTGGAGCGACTGGCCTAA
- a CDS encoding GAF domain-containing protein, translated as MNEKNSDSTGQLTALSAADFEMLLESSRALASELRLGELLAKVMDLAARVVRAESGSILLLDAEAEELYFHVTTGEAAARLRGARLKVGEGLAGWVAQNRQPLIVNDVRRDPRWSSRVDKTADHVTRQVVAVPLIHQGRCLGVVEGINKRGDGGFSATDRRALEIFATQVAVSVENARLFERLRDEKENLAAVFREMSDGALLLDGGARSVLINEAGARFLGAPGDGALGRPFAEILKDFETREDAGGFEWTRKTGKSLILGGVRRDLQGGRGTLLVFRDITEEKREDRMKRNFLSLVSHKLRTPLAVITGYAPLLMKDASLGPLPQKGLAAIDAQGRRLAALVDKLLRFTALEAEDLNLTREALIPRLEIDGVLESLAVFLAEAGARVQVDPGVNDLPTVRADADRFRDVFRQLIENAVKFNTKAEKIVRLSGTAEGHRVRICVEDNGPGVPPEEIPNLFQKFHQIEDHFTGQVDGAGLGLALSKRLVEAHGGDLTAGPSSLGGVAFAARWPVA; from the coding sequence GTGAACGAAAAAAACTCGGACAGCACCGGCCAATTAACGGCCCTGTCGGCGGCGGATTTTGAAATGTTGTTGGAATCCAGCCGCGCCTTGGCGTCGGAACTCCGATTGGGCGAATTGCTGGCCAAGGTCATGGATCTGGCGGCCCGGGTGGTGCGGGCCGAGTCCGGCTCCATCTTGTTGTTGGACGCGGAGGCCGAGGAGCTTTATTTTCACGTGACCACGGGGGAGGCCGCGGCGCGGCTTCGGGGCGCGCGGCTCAAAGTGGGGGAAGGGCTCGCCGGGTGGGTGGCGCAGAACCGTCAACCGTTGATCGTCAACGACGTTCGACGCGACCCCCGCTGGTCCAGCCGCGTGGACAAAACCGCCGACCACGTCACGCGGCAGGTGGTTGCGGTGCCGTTGATCCACCAGGGGCGCTGTTTGGGCGTCGTTGAAGGGATCAACAAACGGGGCGACGGCGGGTTCTCGGCCACGGACCGCCGGGCCTTGGAAATCTTCGCGACCCAGGTGGCGGTTTCCGTCGAAAACGCCCGGCTCTTTGAGCGCTTGCGGGACGAAAAGGAGAATTTGGCCGCGGTGTTCCGGGAGATGTCCGACGGGGCCCTGCTTTTGGACGGGGGCGCTCGCTCGGTGTTGATCAACGAGGCGGGGGCGCGGTTCCTCGGAGCCCCCGGGGACGGAGCCCTCGGACGGCCCTTCGCCGAAATCCTGAAGGATTTTGAAACCCGGGAAGACGCCGGGGGTTTTGAATGGACCCGGAAAACCGGCAAGAGTTTGATTCTGGGGGGCGTGCGCCGGGACCTTCAGGGGGGACGCGGCACGTTGCTCGTGTTCCGGGACATCACCGAAGAAAAGCGCGAAGATCGCATGAAACGGAATTTCCTGTCCCTGGTCTCCCACAAACTGCGGACGCCTCTGGCGGTGATCACGGGCTACGCGCCGCTCTTGATGAAAGACGCGTCGCTGGGTCCCCTGCCCCAGAAAGGTCTCGCCGCCATCGACGCCCAGGGCCGCCGGTTGGCGGCGCTGGTCGATAAATTGCTCCGCTTCACGGCCCTGGAGGCCGAAGATTTGAATTTGACCCGGGAGGCCTTGATTCCCCGGTTGGAAATCGACGGGGTGTTGGAATCCCTCGCCGTCTTTTTGGCCGAAGCGGGCGCCCGGGTTCAAGTGGATCCCGGGGTCAACGACCTTCCGACGGTGCGCGCCGACGCGGACCGTTTTCGGGACGTCTTCCGCCAATTGATAGAAAACGCCGTGAAGTTCAACACGAAAGCGGAGAAAATCGTGCGGTTGAGCGGAACGGCGGAAGGCCATCGCGTCCGGATTTGCGTGGAGGACAACGGGCCCGGGGTGCCGCCCGAGGAGATTCCGAACCTCTTCCAGAAATTCCATCAAATCGAGGACCATTTTACCGGCCAGGTGGACGGGGCGGGGCTGGGTCTTGCTTTGTCGAAACGCCTGGTGGAGGCCCACGGCGGGGACCTGACGGCCGGGCCGTCGTCCTTGGGCGGGGTCGCCTTCGCCGCGCGCTGGCCCGTCGCTTGA
- a CDS encoding TldD/PmbA family protein, which translates to MPIAPSRRPDRASRGFDPRSYRPFLGAASPTGFVELFAEESFRRSLRWEDGRLDETTQSESAGVGLRWLDGARTRFVAVDARRPVSSGLSAVEARALQRLAPGPVRLLKSPLSPSSVHRHPVLRDPAAASLSQKAGWLALAEKAARAEGPLRQVSLTYGELKKTIGLANSRGETFAEERNYITFVIQVTAEKNGVLQTGYEVAAGLGGLEILDRPGLEELARLAARRARAKLDAPSAPAGEMTVVISSQAGGTLIHEAIGHALEADSVQDGSSPHFAGKVGKAVANEKVTVMDDPTREGHRGSFHRDDEGTPAERTVLVDRGVLKTYLFDRRTAAAAGRPSNGHGRRESYAHKPIPRMSNTFIAPGTDDPEAIRRDLRRGLWVTRMGGGQVNTATGDFVFEVEEGFWVEDGRVKHPVRGANLLGNGPDVLRSIDRVGSDLGWSVGTCGKEGQGVPVSDGVPTLRIPKIVVGGAPA; encoded by the coding sequence ATGCCCATCGCCCCGTCGCGTCGTCCCGACCGCGCGTCCCGGGGGTTTGACCCGCGCTCCTACCGCCCGTTCCTGGGCGCCGCTTCCCCGACCGGATTCGTCGAACTGTTCGCCGAAGAATCCTTCCGTCGTTCCCTGCGGTGGGAAGACGGCCGCCTGGACGAAACCACCCAATCCGAAAGCGCCGGCGTCGGTCTCCGTTGGTTGGACGGCGCCCGGACCCGGTTCGTGGCCGTGGACGCCCGCCGACCGGTGTCGTCGGGCCTCTCGGCCGTCGAAGCCCGAGCCCTGCAGCGCCTGGCCCCCGGGCCGGTCCGTCTTTTAAAATCCCCCTTGTCGCCCTCCTCCGTGCATCGGCATCCCGTTCTTCGGGACCCCGCCGCCGCTTCCCTCTCCCAAAAAGCGGGCTGGCTCGCCCTGGCCGAAAAAGCCGCGCGCGCCGAGGGCCCTCTGCGCCAGGTGTCCTTGACCTACGGCGAGTTGAAAAAAACGATCGGCCTGGCGAATTCCCGCGGGGAAACCTTCGCCGAAGAACGGAATTACATCACCTTCGTGATCCAGGTGACGGCCGAAAAAAACGGCGTCCTCCAGACCGGATACGAAGTCGCCGCGGGGTTGGGCGGGTTGGAGATTTTGGATCGTCCGGGATTGGAGGAGTTGGCGCGCCTGGCGGCCCGCCGTGCCCGGGCGAAATTGGACGCTCCCTCAGCGCCCGCGGGGGAAATGACCGTGGTGATTTCTTCGCAGGCCGGGGGGACGCTGATCCACGAGGCCATCGGCCACGCCCTCGAGGCCGACAGCGTGCAGGACGGCAGTTCGCCCCATTTCGCCGGAAAAGTGGGGAAGGCGGTGGCCAACGAAAAGGTCACCGTGATGGACGACCCCACGCGGGAAGGCCACCGGGGGTCTTTCCACCGGGACGATGAGGGCACGCCCGCCGAACGAACGGTCCTGGTGGACCGAGGCGTGCTGAAAACCTATTTGTTCGACCGGCGCACCGCCGCGGCGGCCGGCCGGCCGTCCAACGGCCACGGTCGCCGGGAGTCCTACGCCCACAAACCCATTCCCCGCATGTCCAACACGTTCATCGCGCCCGGCACCGACGATCCCGAAGCGATCCGCCGGGACCTCCGCCGGGGCCTCTGGGTGACGCGCATGGGCGGCGGCCAGGTGAACACGGCCACGGGCGATTTCGTTTTCGAAGTGGAGGAAGGTTTTTGGGTGGAAGACGGGCGGGTCAAGCACCCGGTGCGGGGAGCCAATTTGCTCGGCAACGGCCCCGACGTGCTTCGAAGCATCGACCGCGTGGGCTCGGACCTCGGGTGGTCCGTGGGCACCTGCGGCAAAGAGGGCCAGGGGGTTCCCGTGTCGGACGGCGTCCCCACCCTGCGCATTCCCAAAATCGTCGTTGGAGGAGCCCCCGCGTGA
- a CDS encoding glutamate synthase subunit beta → MAKATGFMKFNRELPKDADPSSRIRHYKEFHEHMPEEALRKQGARCMDCGTPFCHTGNLVAGMASGCPINNLIPEWNDLVFRGLWHEALERLHKTNNFPEFTGRVCPAPCEGSCVLGISEPPVTIKNMEVSIIDKAFAEGWVTPEVPAKRTGKKVAVVGSGPAGLACAAQLNRAGHTVTVFERADRAGGLLMYGIPNMKLDKTVVKRRVDLLAQEGVTFVTGAEVGKNYPAEKLRKEFDAVALCTGATAPRDLNVPGRELKGVHFAMEFLHQNTKSFLDSNHKDGKFISAAGKDVIVIGGGDTGTDCVGTALRHGCKSLVQFEILPRPPDARASDNPWPQWPKVYKMDYGQEEAAAVFGEDPRRYLISTKKIVSGAHANRVKEIHTVQIEWAKDAQGRFVPQEIPGSEKVWPAQLVLLAMGFLGPEAELLKSLGVAQDERSNVRAEHGKFATGLPGVFAAGDARRGQSLVVWAINEGRGAAREIDRFLMGASDLP, encoded by the coding sequence GTGGCGAAGGCCACGGGCTTCATGAAATTCAACCGGGAACTGCCCAAAGACGCGGACCCGTCCTCCCGCATCCGTCATTACAAGGAATTCCACGAACACATGCCCGAGGAAGCCCTCCGCAAGCAGGGCGCCCGGTGCATGGATTGCGGCACTCCTTTTTGCCACACGGGAAACCTCGTGGCCGGCATGGCCTCGGGCTGCCCCATCAACAACCTGATCCCGGAATGGAACGACCTGGTGTTTCGCGGCCTGTGGCACGAGGCCCTGGAGCGTCTGCACAAGACCAACAATTTTCCCGAATTCACGGGCCGGGTCTGTCCCGCGCCCTGCGAAGGCTCCTGCGTCCTGGGCATCAGCGAACCGCCCGTGACCATCAAAAACATGGAAGTCTCCATCATCGACAAAGCCTTCGCCGAAGGCTGGGTGACCCCCGAGGTCCCGGCCAAGCGCACGGGCAAAAAAGTCGCGGTGGTGGGGTCGGGCCCGGCGGGCCTGGCCTGCGCCGCCCAGTTGAACCGGGCCGGCCACACGGTCACGGTGTTTGAGCGGGCCGATCGCGCCGGCGGGTTGCTCATGTACGGCATTCCCAACATGAAGCTCGACAAGACCGTCGTCAAACGGCGGGTGGACCTGTTGGCCCAGGAGGGCGTGACGTTCGTCACGGGCGCCGAGGTGGGGAAAAACTACCCCGCCGAAAAACTCCGCAAGGAATTCGACGCCGTGGCCCTGTGCACCGGCGCCACGGCCCCCCGGGACCTGAACGTTCCCGGCCGGGAACTCAAGGGCGTTCATTTCGCCATGGAATTCCTCCACCAAAACACGAAAAGCTTTTTGGATTCGAACCACAAGGACGGGAAATTCATTTCCGCCGCGGGCAAGGACGTCATCGTCATCGGCGGCGGCGACACGGGCACCGACTGCGTGGGGACCGCGCTCCGGCACGGGTGCAAGAGCCTCGTTCAGTTTGAAATTTTGCCCCGCCCGCCGGACGCCCGGGCCTCCGACAATCCCTGGCCCCAGTGGCCCAAGGTCTATAAAATGGACTACGGCCAGGAGGAAGCCGCGGCGGTGTTCGGCGAAGACCCCCGGCGCTACCTGATCTCCACCAAAAAGATCGTGAGCGGCGCCCACGCCAACCGCGTGAAGGAAATCCACACCGTTCAAATCGAGTGGGCCAAGGACGCCCAGGGCCGGTTCGTCCCCCAGGAAATCCCCGGGTCGGAGAAAGTCTGGCCCGCGCAATTGGTGCTGTTGGCCATGGGGTTCCTGGGCCCCGAAGCCGAATTGCTCAAATCCTTGGGCGTGGCCCAGGACGAGCGGTCCAACGTCCGGGCCGAGCACGGAAAATTCGCCACGGGCCTTCCCGGGGTGTTCGCCGCCGGCGACGCCCGCCGGGGCCAAAGTCTCGTCGTTTGGGCCATCAACGAGGGCCGCGGCGCCGCCCGCGAAATCGACCGATTTTTGATGGGCGCGTCGGACCTCCCCTAA
- a CDS encoding rhodanese-like domain-containing protein — protein sequence MVLEHKPAKSVQARQYFLHKLTLETDASDVYADLQAGVDAFVVLDPRSPEAYAKGHVPGALNLPYREIDRDAVSTRLPQGKVYVLCCAGIGCNAAAKAAIRLAAFGCSIKELVGGLDWWQKSGYPVQTGAEPGRLA from the coding sequence CTGGTCCTGGAACACAAGCCGGCCAAGTCGGTTCAAGCGCGCCAATATTTCCTCCACAAATTGACGTTGGAGACGGACGCCTCGGACGTTTACGCCGATCTTCAGGCCGGCGTCGACGCCTTCGTGGTGCTGGACCCCCGATCGCCGGAGGCCTACGCCAAGGGCCACGTGCCCGGGGCCCTCAACCTGCCTTACCGGGAAATCGATCGGGACGCGGTGTCGACCCGCCTGCCCCAGGGCAAGGTGTATGTTCTCTGTTGCGCCGGCATCGGCTGCAACGCGGCGGCCAAGGCGGCCATCCGATTGGCGGCCTTCGGCTGCTCCATCAAGGAATTGGTGGGCGGTTTGGATTGGTGGCAAAAAAGCGGCTATCCCGTTCAGACCGGGGCCGAACCCGGGAGACTGGCATGA
- the gltB gene encoding glutamate synthase large subunit gives MSEPKQQGLYDPQFEHDACGIGFVVNIKGKKSHAIVSQALTVLNNLNHRGACGCEANTGDGAGILIQIPHEFLKKAAGVALPEPGRYGVAMMYFPRDEKKRAEAEKTFEALVNEEGQAFLGWRAVPTDNRALGNSAKAGEPVSRMAFIGRSASVPDEPAFERKLYVIRKRAEHALKYLDANGSNTFYIPSLSARTLVYKGMLLSGQVEDYYPDLKDPALSSALALVHSRFSTNTFPNWNRAHPYRYIIHNGEINTLRGNVNWMMAREALLASNAFGPDLKKILPVVDTDGSDSAMFDNCLEFMVLAGRSLPHAMMMMIPEPWSNHESMTEEKKAFYEFHSCLMEPWDGPASMGFTDGTMVGATLDRNGLRPSRYVVTQDDLVVLASEVGVLDIPADRVLHKGRLQPGRMLLIDTAAGRIIADDEIKKTIAAEKPYREWLDKNLIALEDLGDATPPAHESHGDVVQRQQCFGYTYEDLRLVMEPMARSGVEAIGSMGTDTPIAVLSEKPHLLYNYFKQLFAQVTNPPIDAIREEIVTSATTLLGSEHNLLDPTAESAKLIELKSPILSNDQLEKLRHISAPGFRALTLPILFDPAGGVQSLEKALKDLFAAADAAVKDGANLLVLSDRGVSPTRAPIPALLAVAALHHDMIRRGTRMKVGLLLESGEPREVHHFALLLGYGVGAINPYLAYETLDDMIAQGLLVNVDHKTAVKNFIKAATKGSVKTISKMGISTIQSYRGAQIFEAIGLNKSVVDPYFTGTPTRIEGADLSVIAEEARRRHHRAFPERVTDGKVLDVGGQYQWRKEGEAHLFNPETIHGLQLAARTNNYGAYKKYADVINKQEKTLYTLRGLLDFKPGASVPIDEVESVEDLMKRFKTGAMSYGSISQEAHEALAVAMNRVGGKSNTGEGGEDPERYKLLPNGDSKNSAIKQVASGRFGVTSLYLVNAREIQIKMAQGAKPGEGGQLPGTKVYPWIAKTRHTTAGVGLISPPPHHDIYSIEDLAELIHDLKNANHHARISVKLVSEVGVGTVAAGVAKAHADVVLISGFDGGTGASPQSSIKHAGLPWELGLAETHQTLVLNNLRSRIVVETDGQLKTGRDVVIAALLGAEEFGFATAPLVVLGCVMMRVCHLNTCPVGVATQDPKLRKKFTGDPAHVVNYMRFIAQEVRELMARLGFRSLNEMVGRVDRLEARKAVDHWKAKGLDFSNILYAPTAGPEVGRYAQMKQDHGIADSLDMRVLLDLCKPALERGEKVKATVPIQNRNRVAGTITGSELTRRHGAKGLPDDTIELTFTGSAGQSFGAFVPRGMTLVLDGDANDYFGKGLSGGKLIVAPPKNASYVPEDNIIIGNVAFYGATSGEAYIRGQAGERFCVRNSGVHTVVEGVGDHGCEYMTGGRLVVLGPVGRNFAAGMSGGVAYLMPTDDGLLKRINREMVEIDPMEPEDIDEVRNLLKKHLLYTTSTVAKRVLEAGPALIKTFLKIMPKDYKRMIQSIKQVHAAGLTGDEAIMAAFEENARDLARVGGN, from the coding sequence ATGAGCGAACCCAAACAGCAGGGCTTGTACGATCCCCAATTCGAGCACGACGCCTGCGGCATCGGCTTCGTCGTCAACATCAAAGGGAAGAAGTCCCACGCCATCGTTTCCCAGGCGTTGACGGTCCTCAATAATTTGAACCACCGCGGCGCCTGCGGCTGCGAGGCCAACACCGGCGACGGCGCGGGCATTCTGATTCAGATTCCCCACGAATTCCTGAAAAAGGCCGCCGGGGTCGCCCTGCCCGAACCGGGCCGGTACGGCGTGGCCATGATGTATTTCCCCCGGGACGAGAAAAAGCGGGCCGAAGCGGAGAAGACATTCGAGGCCCTGGTCAACGAAGAAGGGCAGGCTTTCCTCGGCTGGCGCGCGGTTCCGACCGACAACCGCGCCCTGGGCAACAGCGCCAAGGCGGGGGAACCCGTCAGCCGCATGGCCTTCATCGGCCGGTCGGCTTCCGTGCCCGACGAGCCGGCCTTTGAGCGCAAGCTGTACGTGATCCGCAAACGGGCGGAGCACGCCCTCAAGTATCTGGACGCCAACGGGTCCAATACCTTCTACATCCCGAGCCTCTCGGCCCGCACGCTGGTCTACAAGGGCATGTTGCTCTCGGGCCAGGTGGAGGATTATTACCCGGATCTCAAAGACCCCGCGCTGTCCTCGGCCCTGGCGCTGGTCCATTCGCGCTTTTCGACCAACACTTTTCCCAATTGGAACCGGGCGCATCCGTACCGCTACATCATTCACAACGGCGAGATCAATACCCTCCGGGGCAACGTCAATTGGATGATGGCCCGGGAGGCGCTTTTGGCTTCGAACGCCTTCGGCCCCGATTTGAAGAAAATTTTGCCCGTCGTGGACACCGACGGATCGGACTCCGCGATGTTTGACAACTGCCTGGAATTCATGGTCCTGGCGGGTCGTTCGCTCCCCCACGCCATGATGATGATGATCCCGGAGCCCTGGTCCAACCACGAGAGCATGACCGAGGAGAAGAAAGCCTTCTACGAATTCCATTCCTGCCTGATGGAACCCTGGGACGGCCCCGCTTCCATGGGCTTCACCGACGGCACGATGGTGGGCGCGACCCTGGACCGCAACGGACTACGGCCCTCCCGCTACGTGGTCACCCAGGACGATCTGGTGGTTCTCGCTTCCGAAGTGGGCGTTCTGGACATTCCGGCGGACCGGGTGCTCCACAAAGGCCGGCTTCAGCCGGGGCGGATGCTGTTGATCGACACCGCGGCCGGCCGCATCATCGCCGACGATGAAATCAAGAAAACCATCGCCGCCGAAAAGCCCTACCGCGAATGGCTGGACAAGAATTTGATCGCGTTGGAGGATTTGGGGGACGCGACCCCGCCCGCCCACGAAAGCCACGGCGACGTGGTCCAGCGGCAGCAATGTTTCGGCTACACCTACGAGGACTTGCGCTTGGTGATGGAACCCATGGCCCGGAGCGGCGTGGAGGCCATCGGGTCCATGGGGACGGACACCCCCATCGCCGTGTTGTCGGAAAAACCCCATTTGCTCTACAACTATTTCAAGCAGCTCTTCGCCCAGGTGACCAACCCGCCCATCGACGCCATCCGGGAGGAAATCGTCACCTCCGCCACGACGCTCCTGGGGTCCGAGCACAACCTGCTCGATCCCACGGCCGAAAGCGCCAAGCTGATCGAACTCAAAAGCCCCATCCTGAGCAACGATCAATTGGAAAAACTGCGGCACATCAGCGCCCCCGGATTTCGGGCCCTCACCCTCCCGATCCTTTTCGATCCCGCGGGCGGCGTTCAATCGCTTGAGAAAGCCCTGAAAGACCTTTTTGCGGCGGCCGACGCGGCCGTGAAAGACGGCGCCAATCTTCTCGTGCTCTCGGACCGGGGCGTTTCCCCGACCCGCGCGCCCATTCCCGCCCTGTTGGCGGTGGCGGCTCTTCACCACGACATGATCCGCCGGGGCACGCGGATGAAGGTCGGTCTGTTGTTGGAAAGCGGAGAACCCCGGGAAGTGCATCACTTCGCCCTCCTCCTGGGCTACGGCGTGGGGGCCATCAACCCGTACCTCGCCTACGAGACCCTGGACGACATGATCGCCCAGGGCCTCCTGGTGAACGTGGACCACAAAACCGCCGTCAAGAATTTCATCAAGGCGGCCACCAAGGGATCGGTCAAAACCATTTCCAAAATGGGCATCTCGACAATCCAAAGTTACCGCGGCGCCCAGATTTTCGAAGCCATCGGGTTGAACAAGTCCGTCGTGGATCCTTATTTCACGGGAACGCCCACCCGCATCGAGGGGGCCGACCTGTCCGTGATCGCCGAGGAAGCCCGGCGGCGGCACCACCGCGCGTTCCCGGAACGGGTCACCGATGGAAAGGTGTTGGACGTGGGAGGGCAGTATCAATGGCGGAAAGAGGGCGAAGCGCACCTCTTCAACCCGGAAACCATCCACGGCCTGCAACTGGCGGCGCGAACCAACAATTACGGGGCCTACAAGAAATACGCCGACGTGATTAACAAACAGGAAAAAACCCTCTACACTTTGCGGGGGCTTTTGGATTTCAAGCCCGGCGCGTCCGTTCCCATCGACGAAGTCGAGTCGGTGGAGGACCTCATGAAACGGTTTAAAACCGGCGCCATGAGCTACGGATCCATCTCCCAGGAAGCCCACGAGGCCCTGGCGGTGGCCATGAACCGGGTGGGCGGCAAGTCCAACACCGGGGAAGGCGGCGAGGACCCCGAACGTTACAAATTGCTTCCGAACGGCGATTCCAAAAACAGCGCCATCAAGCAGGTGGCCTCGGGGCGCTTCGGCGTGACCAGCCTCTACCTGGTCAACGCCCGGGAAATTCAGATCAAAATGGCCCAGGGGGCCAAGCCCGGCGAAGGCGGGCAGTTGCCCGGCACGAAGGTTTATCCCTGGATCGCCAAGACCCGGCACACCACGGCCGGGGTGGGGCTCATTTCGCCCCCGCCGCACCACGACATTTATTCCATCGAGGATCTGGCGGAGCTCATCCACGACCTGAAGAACGCCAACCACCACGCCCGCATCAGCGTGAAACTCGTTTCGGAGGTGGGCGTCGGCACGGTGGCCGCCGGCGTGGCCAAGGCCCACGCGGACGTGGTCCTGATTTCCGGTTTCGACGGCGGCACGGGCGCCTCGCCCCAGTCGTCCATCAAACACGCGGGCCTGCCCTGGGAGCTCGGCTTGGCCGAAACCCACCAGACCCTGGTGCTCAACAATCTGCGGAGCCGCATCGTGGTGGAAACCGACGGCCAGCTCAAAACCGGCCGGGACGTCGTCATCGCCGCGCTGTTGGGCGCGGAGGAATTCGGTTTCGCCACGGCCCCCTTGGTGGTGCTGGGGTGCGTGATGATGCGCGTTTGCCACTTGAACACCTGCCCCGTGGGCGTGGCCACCCAGGACCCGAAACTGCGGAAAAAATTCACGGGCGACCCGGCCCACGTGGTGAACTACATGCGCTTCATCGCCCAGGAAGTCCGGGAGCTGATGGCGCGGCTCGGTTTCCGCTCGTTGAACGAGATGGTCGGCCGGGTGGACCGTTTGGAAGCCCGGAAGGCCGTCGATCACTGGAAAGCCAAGGGGTTGGATTTCTCCAACATCCTTTACGCGCCGACCGCCGGCCCCGAGGTGGGCCGTTACGCCCAGATGAAACAGGACCACGGCATCGCCGATTCCCTGGACATGCGCGTGCTCCTGGATCTCTGCAAGCCCGCCCTGGAACGCGGCGAGAAGGTCAAGGCGACGGTGCCCATTCAAAACCGCAACCGCGTGGCGGGGACCATCACCGGCAGCGAGTTGACGCGCCGGCACGGGGCCAAGGGCCTGCCCGACGACACCATTGAACTGACCTTCACGGGGTCGGCCGGTCAAAGCTTCGGCGCCTTCGTGCCCCGGGGCATGACCCTGGTGTTGGACGGGGACGCCAACGATTATTTCGGCAAGGGGCTTTCCGGCGGCAAGTTGATCGTGGCCCCGCCCAAGAACGCCTCCTACGTGCCCGAAGACAACATCATCATCGGCAACGTCGCTTTCTACGGCGCCACGTCCGGCGAGGCCTACATCCGCGGCCAGGCCGGGGAGCGGTTCTGCGTCCGGAATTCCGGCGTGCACACGGTGGTGGAAGGCGTGGGCGACCACGGGTGCGAATACATGACCGGCGGCCGCCTGGTGGTTTTGGGGCCCGTGGGACGGAATTTCGCGGCCGGCATGTCCGGGGGCGTGGCCTACCTGATGCCCACCGACGACGGGCTGCTCAAGCGCATCAACCGCGAAATGGTGGAGATCGACCCCATGGAGCCCGAGGACATCGACGAAGTCCGCAATTTATTGAAAAAGCACCTGCTCTACACCACCAGCACCGTGGCCAAGCGGGTGTTGGAGGCCGGGCCCGCCCTGATCAAGACGTTCCTCAAGATCATGCCCAAGGATTACAAGCGGATGATCCAGTCCATCAAGCAGGTCCACGCGGCCGGCCTGACGGGCGACGAAGCCATCATGGCGGCCTTTGAAGAAAACGCGCGGGATCTCGCCCGCGTCGGAGGGAACTGA